A region from the Chloroflexota bacterium genome encodes:
- a CDS encoding glutamine--tRNA ligase/YqeY domain fusion protein translates to MPESESKPVDFIRAIVAEELANGKWGGKVVTRFPPEPNGYLHIGHAKALCLDFGVPQDFGGHCNLRFDDTNPTKEETEYVDAIMEDIRWLGFTWGDHPYYASDYFEQLYQWAVQLIQAGKAYVDDLSADEIREYRGTLTEPGKESPYRNRSVVENLDLFARMRAGEFPDGSRVLRAKIDMASGNLNLRDPVMYRIRQAEHHRTGNAWCIYPMYDWAHGQSDSIEGVTHSLCSMEYEDHRPLYDWFLDTLGIYHPRQIEFARLNMTYTVMSKRKLLQLVNEGLVAGWDDPRMPTLCGLRRRGFTPESIREFANRIGVAKNQNLIEVELLEHCVREDLNKRAARMMAVLHPLKVVIENYPAGQVEELDAVNNPEDATMGTRKVPFARELWIDQDDFREDPPKKYFRLAPGAEVRLRYAYIVKCTSVVHNERGEVVEVRCTYDPATRGGSTDRKVKGTIHWVSAQHAVPAEVRLYENLFLSPKPDEAEDWKAQINPNSLETLTNCYIEPALAQAHVGEHIQFERVGYFCVDPDSKPGRPVFNRTVTLRDTWAKIEKAG, encoded by the coding sequence ATGCCTGAATCCGAATCCAAACCCGTAGATTTTATCCGCGCGATTGTCGCGGAAGAACTCGCGAACGGCAAGTGGGGCGGCAAAGTGGTGACGCGCTTTCCACCCGAACCGAACGGCTATTTGCACATCGGTCACGCCAAGGCGCTTTGTCTTGACTTTGGCGTTCCCCAGGATTTCGGCGGACACTGCAACTTGCGCTTCGACGATACGAACCCGACGAAGGAAGAGACCGAGTACGTGGACGCGATCATGGAAGACATTCGCTGGCTTGGCTTTACCTGGGGCGATCATCCGTACTATGCGTCCGACTATTTCGAGCAACTATACCAGTGGGCGGTGCAACTCATCCAAGCGGGCAAGGCATACGTGGACGATCTCAGCGCGGACGAAATTCGCGAGTATCGCGGCACGCTGACGGAACCGGGGAAGGAGAGTCCGTACCGCAATCGCTCCGTCGTGGAGAATCTCGATCTGTTCGCGCGGATGCGCGCGGGCGAATTTCCGGACGGCTCGCGCGTATTGCGCGCGAAAATTGACATGGCGTCTGGCAACCTGAACCTGCGCGACCCCGTGATGTACCGCATTCGCCAAGCCGAGCACCATCGTACCGGCAATGCGTGGTGCATCTATCCGATGTACGATTGGGCGCACGGTCAATCCGATTCTATCGAAGGCGTGACGCACTCACTCTGCTCGATGGAGTACGAAGACCATCGCCCGCTGTACGATTGGTTCCTCGACACGCTCGGCATTTACCACCCGCGCCAAATCGAATTCGCGCGCTTAAACATGACCTACACCGTGATGAGCAAGCGCAAACTGCTGCAACTCGTGAACGAAGGACTCGTCGCCGGCTGGGATGATCCGCGTATGCCGACCCTGTGCGGTTTGCGTCGTCGCGGTTTCACGCCCGAATCCATCCGCGAGTTTGCCAATCGCATCGGCGTGGCGAAGAATCAGAATCTCATCGAAGTCGAATTGCTCGAGCACTGCGTCCGCGAGGACTTGAACAAGCGCGCCGCGCGCATGATGGCGGTTTTGCATCCGCTCAAAGTTGTCATCGAAAATTACCCGGCAGGTCAGGTCGAAGAGTTGGACGCGGTGAACAATCCCGAAGACGCGACGATGGGCACGCGCAAGGTCCCGTTCGCGCGCGAACTCTGGATTGACCAGGATGATTTTCGTGAAGACCCGCCGAAAAAATATTTTCGACTTGCGCCCGGCGCTGAAGTGCGTTTGCGCTACGCGTACATCGTCAAGTGTACGAGCGTCGTCCACAACGAACGCGGCGAGGTCGTCGAGGTGCGCTGCACGTACGATCCGGCGACGCGCGGCGGTTCGACGGATCGCAAAGTCAAAGGCACGATCCATTGGGTTTCGGCGCAACACGCGGTACCGGCAGAGGTGCGTTTGTACGAAAACTTGTTCTTGTCGCCCAAACCGGACGAAGCCGAAGATTGGAAAGCGCAGATCAATCCCAACTCGCTCGAAACGTTGACGAACTGCTACATCGAACCGGCGCTCGCGCAAGCGCATGTCGGCGAGCATATCCAGTTTGAACGCGTGGGCTATTTCTGCGTTGATCCGGATTCTAAACCCGGTCGTCCGGTTTTCAATCGCACTGTCACCTTGCGCGATACGTGGGCGAAAATCGAGAAAGCCGGATAG
- a CDS encoding STAS domain-containing protein, producing MTQEIIVLTPAGRLDAAGARPLEHEIKQHIAAGHACFIVDLKETRYISSNGLRVLLAALKESRKHGGALKLCCLTPRLIEIFEMAGFDRVFEIYENSSRATKSFTD from the coding sequence ATGACTCAAGAAATCATCGTGCTGACTCCAGCGGGGCGGCTCGACGCGGCGGGGGCGCGTCCGTTAGAGCACGAAATCAAACAGCATATCGCCGCCGGACATGCGTGCTTCATCGTGGACCTCAAAGAGACGCGCTATATCAGTTCGAACGGGTTGCGCGTTCTGCTTGCCGCGCTTAAAGAATCGCGCAAGCATGGCGGCGCGCTCAAGTTGTGTTGCCTCACGCCGCGCCTCATCGAAATTTTCGAGATGGCGGGCTTTGACCGCGTGTTTGAAATATACGAAAATAGCAGCCGCGCGACAAAATCGTTTACAGATTAA
- a CDS encoding M23 family metallopeptidase encodes MTARRETLAQIVLAVGAGLVLGCIFGAVAIAGLFVQSGTLAAMLATATPTPTATLPRPQPTITLRPTSTRVPTPEPATPAPTPSPDNTPAPTVARTPITIRSGRIVTNTHLYVTRPVAPNAMATVPALTYLYGTTSRGDYDVHHGEEFVNPTGTPLFAVADGAVVVAGDDTSARLCGDDNKKTCGRDINFYGKLVVIQLARQYKDQRVFALYGHMNRIAVNVGDQVKQGDPLGEIGMTGIAVGPHVHFEIRVGVNDYAHTRNPILWTTPLTGRGALVGRFAEKGVLTRGAIIQLWRADPEQFIYSIESYSRDEFPPVNSDDELGENFAFPDLAAGDYVVRVSGQQYAARVTVEAGKLTFVELGQ; translated from the coding sequence GTGACAGCAAGACGGGAAACACTCGCTCAAATAGTTCTAGCGGTTGGCGCGGGTCTGGTGCTCGGTTGCATTTTCGGCGCGGTCGCGATTGCCGGATTGTTCGTCCAATCCGGCACACTTGCCGCGATGCTCGCCACCGCAACGCCCACACCGACCGCGACGTTGCCGCGCCCGCAACCGACGATCACGTTGCGCCCAACCTCGACGCGCGTGCCGACGCCGGAACCGGCAACACCTGCGCCAACTCCGTCGCCCGATAACACACCCGCGCCAACCGTCGCGCGCACGCCGATCACGATTCGTTCCGGACGCATCGTCACGAACACGCATTTGTACGTCACGCGCCCGGTCGCGCCGAACGCGATGGCAACTGTGCCGGCGCTGACGTATCTGTACGGCACAACTTCACGCGGGGACTATGACGTGCATCACGGCGAAGAATTTGTGAATCCGACCGGCACGCCGCTGTTCGCGGTCGCCGATGGCGCTGTCGTCGTCGCAGGCGATGATACGAGCGCGCGCTTGTGCGGCGACGATAACAAAAAGACGTGCGGGCGCGATATCAACTTTTACGGCAAACTCGTCGTGATTCAACTCGCGCGGCAATACAAAGATCAGCGCGTCTTTGCGTTGTACGGACACATGAATCGCATCGCGGTCAACGTCGGCGATCAAGTCAAGCAAGGCGATCCGCTCGGCGAAATCGGCATGACCGGCATCGCGGTGGGACCGCACGTGCATTTCGAGATTCGCGTCGGCGTGAACGATTACGCGCACACGCGCAATCCGATTTTGTGGACCACGCCGCTGACCGGGCGCGGCGCTCTCGTCGGACGCTTCGCGGAAAAAGGCGTACTGACGCGCGGCGCGATCATTCAATTATGGCGCGCCGATCCGGAACAATTCATCTACTCGATTGAATCGTACAGCCGCGACGAATTTCCGCCGGTCAACTCGGACGATGAACTCGGCGAGAATTTCGCGTTTCCCGATCTCGCCGCCGGCGATTACGTCGTGCGCGTCAGCGGACAACAGTACGCCGCGCGTGTCACCGTCGAAGCCGGCAAGTTGACGTTTGTTGAATTAGGACAGTAA
- a CDS encoding glutamate--tRNA ligase: protein MSDVRVRYAPSPTGAPHVGNIRTALFSYLWAQHTGGKFILRIEDTDQAREVENGLSLILDSLRYLGIAWDEGPDVGGAYGPYEQSKRLPIYREHADWLVAQGAAYRCYCSSERLEQMRAEQHAKGLPTRYDGKCRFLSPEERVARDRAGDPYVIRLAVPQEGKTTLPDFIHGDLTIANKDVDDQVLLKSDGFPTYHLAVVVDDHLMKISHVMRGDDWIPSFPKHVLLYQAFGWEIPPHGHVPLVLGPDKKKLGKRHGSTSVVQFRDEGYLPEAMFNFLARLGWSYDDKSEVFSRAQLIELFTLDKIEHAPAIFDYGKLDWLNGYYIRELPDDELAARLQPFIPRADLATLRALAPLVKPRIKKLNEIAAMVDFLFEEDVEYDPQLLVGKADAASALAALRAAEATLGKYAAFDDEEKVEAELRADAEKLGQKNAQFFGTLRVAVTGKTVTPPLMGVMKMMGRAKTLRRIARSIMLLEGLVR from the coding sequence ATGTCAGACGTTCGCGTTCGCTATGCACCCAGCCCGACCGGCGCGCCCCACGTGGGCAACATTCGCACCGCGTTGTTTTCGTATTTGTGGGCGCAACACACCGGCGGCAAATTCATTCTCCGCATCGAAGACACCGACCAGGCACGCGAAGTCGAAAATGGCTTGTCACTGATTCTCGATTCGTTGCGCTACCTCGGCATCGCGTGGGACGAGGGTCCGGATGTCGGCGGCGCGTACGGACCGTACGAACAATCGAAACGCTTGCCGATTTATCGCGAACACGCGGACTGGCTTGTCGCGCAAGGCGCGGCGTATCGTTGCTACTGTTCGTCCGAACGCTTGGAGCAAATGCGCGCCGAGCAACACGCGAAAGGTCTGCCGACGCGGTACGATGGCAAGTGTCGCTTTCTTTCGCCAGAGGAACGCGTGGCGCGCGACCGCGCCGGCGATCCGTACGTCATTCGGCTCGCCGTACCGCAAGAAGGCAAAACGACTCTGCCCGATTTCATTCACGGCGATTTGACGATTGCGAACAAGGACGTGGACGACCAGGTGTTATTAAAGTCGGACGGATTCCCGACGTACCACCTCGCCGTCGTCGTGGACGATCACCTGATGAAGATTTCGCACGTGATGCGCGGCGACGATTGGATTCCTTCGTTCCCGAAACACGTTTTGTTGTATCAGGCGTTTGGCTGGGAAATTCCGCCGCACGGTCACGTGCCGCTCGTCCTGGGTCCGGATAAAAAGAAACTGGGCAAGCGCCACGGCTCGACGAGTGTTGTGCAATTTCGCGATGAAGGGTACTTACCGGAGGCGATGTTCAATTTTCTCGCGCGCCTGGGTTGGTCGTACGACGACAAGAGCGAAGTGTTCTCGCGCGCGCAATTGATCGAACTCTTTACGCTCGACAAGATCGAGCACGCGCCGGCGATCTTCGATTACGGCAAACTCGATTGGCTGAACGGCTATTACATCCGCGAATTGCCGGACGATGAACTCGCCGCGCGGTTGCAACCGTTTATCCCCCGCGCCGATCTCGCGACCTTGCGCGCGCTTGCGCCGCTGGTGAAACCGCGCATCAAAAAACTGAACGAGATCGCCGCGATGGTGGATTTCTTGTTCGAAGAGGATGTGGAGTACGATCCGCAACTACTCGTCGGCAAAGCCGACGCCGCCTCCGCGCTTGCCGCGTTGCGCGCCGCCGAAGCGACGCTCGGCAAGTACGCCGCGTTCGACGACGAAGAAAAAGTCGAAGCCGAATTACGCGCAGACGCGGAAAAACTGGGACAAAAGAACGCGCAATTTTTCGGTACGCTCCGCGTCGCGGTCACCGGCAAAACGGTCACACCGCCGTTGATGGGCGTGATGAAAATGATGGGACGCGCGAAAACTCTGCGGCGCATCGCGCGGTCGATCATGTTGTTGGAGGGATTAGTTCGATAG
- a CDS encoding ATP-binding protein — protein sequence MAQTFLMTIDSDVNRLGEVAEFVERAARACGLNDDQLYDVQMAIDEAVTNVIEHAYRAKPDGEIHIECAKRGGDFVVTIRDHGERFDPKQVAQPKTRAGLSERNIGGLGLFFMKKLMNKVEFQFSEEQGNTLTMVKKIKK from the coding sequence ATGGCGCAAACATTTTTAATGACGATAGACAGTGACGTGAACCGTCTCGGCGAGGTTGCCGAATTTGTCGAACGCGCGGCGCGCGCGTGCGGCTTGAACGACGATCAACTGTACGATGTTCAGATGGCGATTGACGAAGCGGTGACGAATGTCATCGAGCACGCGTATCGCGCCAAGCCCGATGGCGAAATCCACATCGAGTGCGCGAAACGCGGCGGCGATTTCGTCGTTACGATTCGCGATCACGGCGAGAGGTTCGATCCGAAGCAGGTCGCGCAACCCAAAACGCGCGCAGGGCTGTCGGAGCGCAACATCGGCGGGCTGGGTTTGTTTTTTATGAAGAAACTGATGAACAAGGTCGAGTTTCAGTTTTCTGAAGAGCAAGGGAACACGCTGACGATGGTCAAGAAAATTAAAAAGTGA